One segment of Hemitrygon akajei unplaced genomic scaffold, sHemAka1.3 Scf000151, whole genome shotgun sequence DNA contains the following:
- the LOC140724008 gene encoding uncharacterized protein: protein MEDSRDGHSTGSLLWEEPRLVKRSGGWKIPETVVPQGHCSGKNPGWLNGSHPNVGEGEVTRTVCFTVDNNTCYWSLEIRVKNCSGYFVYWLWSTPWYYYAVYCTEPLSDTTQERQGSVTGEPVPGLTTSPAGSVSSDLETSTLEQSTGLSTGGHTQELSSVPAGDTSSDSQLDTTQEPQASTSGEPSPDLSSTPAWSSSSEADPQSDSARETQGSATGDPGSGLTSTPAGSVNSDLEASTMDQPNGSSTGQPTPSPSSVSAGQTSSVTDSALGDPCVTHTVLDQSWRSTDCVLNECTGGQWMGDGNLAVGWYRFNSSGGWKIPETVVPQGRCSGEYSGWLKGSHPKVEEEEVTRTICFTVGENTCYWRREIRVKNCSGYFVYRLWPTPSSNSVYCTGVIE from the exons ttccggaggatggaagattcccgagacggTCGTTCCACAGGGTCACTGCTCTGGGAAGaacccaggctggttaaacg gttcccatcccaacgtgggagagggggaggtgaccaggaccgtctgcttcactGTGGATAACAACACCTGTTACTGGAGTctggagatcagggtgaaaaactgctccggttactttgtgtattggctgtgGTCGACACCCTGGTATTACtatgctgtgtactgtacag AACCTCTgtcggacacaactcaggaaCGCCAGGGTTCGGTGACCGGAGAGCCTGTTCCAGGGTTGACCACCAGCccagcagggtctgtgagctcag acctggagacttcaacactggaacagtctacaggattgtctactggaggacacacccaggaactgtcctctgtcccagcaggagacacatcctcag ATTCTCAGTTGGACACAACTCAGGAACCCCAGGCATCAACAAGCGGAGAGCCTAGTCCAGATTTATCCTCCACTCCGGCATGGTCTTCAAGCTCGGAagcagatccccagtcagactcAGCTCGGGAAACCCAGGGATCAGCGACTGGAGACCCTGGTTCAGGTTTGACCAgcaccccagcagggtctgtgaACTCAG acctggaggCTTCCACAATGGATCAGCCCAATGGATCATCTACAGGTCAACCCACCCCATCACCATCCTCTGTCTCAGCAGGACAGACATCTTCAG tcacagactctgcactcggtgatccgtgtgtaacccacaccgtcctggatcagtCCTGGAGGAGCACAGATTGTGTCCTCAATGAGTGCACTggtggacaatggatgggtgatggaaatcttgcagtgggatggtacagatttaacag ttccggaggatggaagattccggAGACGGTCGTTCCACAGGGTCGCTGCTCCGGGGAGTACTCAGGCTGGTTAAAag gttcCCATCCCAAGgtagaagaggaggaggtgaccaggaccaTCTGCTtcactgtgggtgaaaacacctgttACTGGAGAcgggagatcagggtgaaaaactgctccggttactttgtgtatcggCTGTGGCCGACACCCTCGAGTAactctgtgtactgtacag GTGTAATAGAATAG